ATGTCTGTGTTCCACCTTATCTTCCTTTGCAGAGTTGGTTAACTCATATCGCTAAACATCCTAGAGAGGCCTTTACCAAGATTCAGTGCATCTCACATCCTCGGCTCATTGAGTGGATGGGACACGTTGACAGAACTGTTACTACAAGCAACTACATCGGGCATATGCTTAACGGTAAAGGAAAAGGTCATGCTGAAGTCATCTATCCATTCATAGATGTAGCAAAATTTGTTGAAGCCAGAAAGAGACGTAACGAGACTAGAAACAGCATAGGTGTCAAAGATAAGGATCCTTTGCTGATGTATGTGGGTAACCATCGTTGGATTAGGGGTGAAGATCAGTTTCTGATTGCGCTAGCAAAGATTAGACGTCGGTTCCCGAACGCTGGCGCAGTATTAGTGACGCCGCTTCCTTTAACCAAATATATCATTAAGTTGATTGAGCATCTTTCACTGAACGGATCGTTGTTCATCGTCTCCAGAGACACACCGACCGACATACCGGCGCTTTACGCAGCAGCTGACGCCTATGTCTTTTCAGGTGTTTCAGCCGAAGCAGGGTTTGCGGCATCTGTAGACCCCCCGTTATCAGTAATTGAGGCTCTTTCAGCCAGAACCCCAGTGATCAGCTACGCAGTAGGCGAGATGGAGCATTTAGCATCACAAATAGACGGCATAAAGACGGTTCCCATAGGCGCCAACGATCTCTTAGCTGGGGCCATAATGAAGACTCTTGAAGAGGGTGATACATTACCGGGGACAGATCTTCTGAAGAAGAATTTTGATGCAACGGTTCAAGCAGAGAGATTTCTCAAGATTTACAGACAGATACTAGGCAGCTAGCATGGTCTCGACTCGTCAACAGAGCGCCTTCATTCTTCTAGTGGCCGGCGCGGTGATGATGCACTTCTACTTTTACAACATAGACTTGAATCCGCAATCATTAGATATTTTGTATGGCGGCATCGCACTCCAAGTTCTAAGTGTTGTCACTGTATCTCTAGATCTGTTGAGAAAGAAAGATAAGTCTGAGATTTCGCTCTCATTCTACGCACTTTACGTCTTCGCATTCGCCTTATCGCAGGCAACCATCAACCTCACCCGTTTCTCTCTTTTACCGGGCACAGATCTTTTGGCTGAAGTAAACGTTGCTGAACAGACTCTGCGACTTTCCTACTGGGATTTCTCGCGGGTAAGTGAGCATCGCTATATGTCAAGCCTCGCGGTGACAGTGCTGCCAACGGTGTTTGCAAGATTCACTGGAATAAATGACATGTACACCGTGTTTGCCTTGATTAACACCCTCTTCATCAGTCTAACACCTGTTCTGCTGATTCTTCTAGTGACACGCTTTTTCAATGACATTCGACTGGGGATATTATCATCTATCCTCGTCGTTCAGAACTACTTTTTCTATTATACGCTGGATCTTATAATGAAGAGCACAATTGCTTATGTGTTGCTGATACTGAGCATTATATGCCTAACTTATAAATCGCGAAAATATCAATTCTTAAGCATCGTTTTTCTTTCAGCGCTCGTCTTTGTCCACTACACAATCGGGATTCTAGCATTCATATTTATGACTACTCTAATTCTGTTCAGAACACTACTGACGCGCAATAACTTGGAGATGCACCGGAGCAACATCCTATATTTGCGAGGACTGACCATTGTAGGCTGCATTGTAGCGGTCTGGGTCGTATTCGCAGCAACGTCCGTGTTTGTCTCTATTGTTGATGTAATCAGATCTGTTTTGGGAGAGGTACTAAATCTTGCGTCGGGTTTGCCATTAACTGGTAACATGTTGAGACAGGGTGCAGAAGTAGGGTATGTTACTTCATCGCCAGCAGGCCCTGCAGTAACGATCTTTTTCGAAATACAAAGCGGGCTCATGCTGTTAGGCGGACTGTTCCTGTTCGCTAGCGTTGCTGATAGGCGATACCAAGGTAGGCGTTTTGGACGCTTTATTGCAAAGATACCTTCTGCATCGGATATGTATGGATATCTTGAAGAAAATACGGACGCTTATGTGTTAGCCGGTTTGAGTGTGTTGTGTTTGCTGGTAGCATGGTTTGTTTTACCAGTTGTATCATCCCAGATTAGTATATTCAGAATAGCGAA
The sequence above is a segment of the Nitrososphaerota archaeon genome. Coding sequences within it:
- a CDS encoding glycosyltransferase family 4 protein; protein product: MKIAIVGQDINPPWVEGVRNLAYGLAGKLAESGNEVHIITKSGVGWQEEVTDRITVHNVGNPISMTGPDVLRRLGREVDVIHFQHFHVHKSFLLWNLLSNSDVKKVGYVCVPPYLPLQSWLTHIAKHPREAFTKIQCISHPRLIEWMGHVDRTVTTSNYIGHMLNGKGKGHAEVIYPFIDVAKFVEARKRRNETRNSIGVKDKDPLLMYVGNHRWIRGEDQFLIALAKIRRRFPNAGAVLVTPLPLTKYIIKLIEHLSLNGSLFIVSRDTPTDIPALYAAADAYVFSGVSAEAGFAASVDPPLSVIEALSARTPVISYAVGEMEHLASQIDGIKTVPIGANDLLAGAIMKTLEEGDTLPGTDLLKKNFDATVQAERFLKIYRQILGS
- a CDS encoding DUF2206 domain-containing protein; this encodes MVSTRQQSAFILLVAGAVMMHFYFYNIDLNPQSLDILYGGIALQVLSVVTVSLDLLRKKDKSEISLSFYALYVFAFALSQATINLTRFSLLPGTDLLAEVNVAEQTLRLSYWDFSRVSEHRYMSSLAVTVLPTVFARFTGINDMYTVFALINTLFISLTPVLLILLVTRFFNDIRLGILSSILVVQNYFFYYTLDLIMKSTIAYVLLILSIICLTYKSRKYQFLSIVFLSALVFVHYTIGILAFIFMTTLILFRTLLTRNNLEMHRSNILYLRGLTIVGCIVAVWVVFAATSVFVSIVDVIRSVLGEVLNLASGLPLTGNMLRQGAEVGYVTSSPAGPAVTIFFEIQSGLMLLGGLFLFASVADRRYQGRRFGRFIAKIPSASDMYGYLEENTDAYVLAGLSVLCLLVAWFVLPVVSSQISIFRIANFSLIVTPFFMAVVLYRFLNSASRRFLQVFALVFLLLMLPMNMMIPNQERNVLYHPIDSLEPAKQLDVLSSQYQTGYAQQLTGWMTKHLPADADVRTDAVGRYAIKTLLPVNSTIQWTQSDTPNKWPTYNGTDRYFLVNGISIENRTWIYAKLQGRQYVYLNSPTFFGDWQNLIFNSGEFYIFQHSSEETDDSSTAAN